In Rhizobium sp. CIAT894, the genomic window CCGTGCTCGACGTCATTCTGGCCGACGGCTTCCTCCAGCAGGTGCGCGACGTCGCGTTGGTCTTCCGCCAGGGGCTGGCGTCACTGAAGGATCGTTATCCCGATGTGATCGAAGATATCAGGGGCGAGGGGCTGCTGCTCGGCGTCAAGGCCGCCATTCCCTCGGCCGAACTGCTGCAGGCGATCCGCGCCGCCCATCTGCTCGGCGTGCCCGCCGGCGACAACGTCATCCGCCTTCTTCCGCCGCTCGTCGTCACCGCCGAGGAAGCTCGCGAGGGCCTCGCCCGCCTCGAGCGCGCTGCCGAAAGCATCCGCGCCGCCAAGATCAAGAAGACGGCTTGAAGGGATTGCGCCTTCGGGCGCACGACAGGTTAACAACATGGCTCCTAAACATTTCCTCGATCTTTCGGCGGTCACCTCAGCCGACCTCAGAACCATCATGAACGATGCGCTCGCCCGCAAGCAGGCCTTCAAGGCCGGCACCGGCGACAAGCCGCTCGCCGGCAAGATGCTGGCGATGATCTTCGAAAAGCCGTCGACGCGCACCCGCGTCTCCTTCGATGTCGGCATGCGCCAGCTCGGCGGCGAAACGCTGTTCCTGTCCGGCACCGAGATGCAGCTCGGCCGCGCCGAGACGATCGGCGACACCGCCAAGGTGCTGTCGCGTTATGTCGATGCGATCATGATCCGCACCACCGAGCATTCGCGCCTGCTGGAGCTTGCCGAGCATGCGACGGTGCCGGTGATCAATGCGCTGACGGATGACACCCACCCCTGCCAGATCATGGCCGATATCATGACCTTCGAAGAGCATCGCGGGTCGATCAAGGGCAAGACCATCGCCTGGACCGGCGACGGCAACAATGTGCTGCATTCGCTGGTCGAAGGCGCCGCCCGCTTCGGTTACCGCATGAACATGGCCGTCCCCCTTGGTTCGGAGCCCAAGGATCACTATCTGAACTGGGCCCGCAATGAGGGCGCCGAAATCATGCTCTGCCATGATGCCGACCGTGCGGTCGAAGGCGTCGATTGCGTGGTGACCGATACCTGGGTCTCCATGAATCAGGAACATCGGGCCCGGGGTCACAATGTCTTCCAGCCTTACCAGGTCAACGCGGCCTTGATGGCGAAGGCCGGCAATGATGCATTGTTCATGCATTGCCTGCCTGCTCATCGCGGTGAGGAAGTGACGGACGAGGTGATCGACGGTCCGCAATCCGTGGTCTTCGATGAAGCGGAAAACCGTCTTCATGCGCAGAAGTCGATTCTAGCTTGGTGCCTGGGCGCGATCTGAACCATAATCGGACGCCGCGTGTGAAAAACGCGCGGCCGCGCGAGCGAAGGGCACCCTGTCCTTTCGCTTGAAAACTAGGAGTGAATCCATGGCAGAAGCTGCAGCCGCCCTCGGCCAGTTCGATTTCGCCGGCGATGACCATGTCGTCCCCTTTCAGGTGGAGGGTCTGGATGTGCGCGGCCGCGCCGTCCAGCTCGGCCCGATGCTCGACGCCATCCTCGAGCGCCATCATTATCCCGCCCCCGTCGCCCGGCTGCTTGCCGAAGTCGTGGTGCTGACGGTGCTGCTCGGCACCTCGCTGAAATTCGACGGCAAATTCACCGTGCAGACCAAGGGCGATGGCCCGGTCGATCTTCTCGTCGCCGATTTCTCGACGCCGGAAAATGTCCGTGCCTATGCCCGTTTCGACCAGGCGCTGCTCAACAAGGCGGTTGCCGCTGGGGAAACAGAGCCGGAGCAATTGCTCGGCCGGGGCGTGCTCGCCTTCACCATCGACCAGGGCAAGTTCGGCCAGCCCTACCAGGGCATCGTCGAACTCGACGGCACCTCGCTCGAGGAGATTGCCGGCGTCTATTTCCGCCAGTCGGAGCAGATCCCGACGCGCGTGCGGCTGGCTGCGGCCGAGCTCCTCGATCGCGACGAGGCCGGCAAGCCGCGCCATCGCTGGCGGGCAGGCGGCCTTGTCGCCCAGTTCCTGCCGGAAGCGCCGGAGCGCATGCGCCAGCCCGATCTCCATGGCGGCGACGGCGATACCGGCAGCCGCCTGCATGGTGAGGACGATGCCTGGCTCGAAGCCCGTTCGCTGGTCGAGACCATCGATGCCGATGAACTGACGGACCCGCTTGTCGGGACCGAACGGCTGCTGTTTCGCCTGTTCCACGAGCGCGGCGTGCGCGTCTACGAACCCCGCGCCGTCTTCGACCGCTGCAGCTGCTCGCGGGAAAAGATCGGCGGCGTGCTGAAGGGCTTTTCGGCTGAGGAGATCGAGGCCAGCCAGGAAAACGGCGAAATCGCCGTGACCTGCGAATTCTGCTCGACCACCTACCGCTTCGAAACGGTGGAGCTTCAGCCGGCCGAGTAGGCTCGGTTGAGCACGCACAGAACAAATACAAAAGATTAGCGATGATGCAGCACGGTGACTCGACTTTTGGTAGTCACTGTGCACCATTTATCCAACTGGTTCGGGGATGGGACTTCATGCGCATTTTTTATTTCGTAGTCGCATTCATGGCTGCGATGCCACAAATTGGCTTGGCTGATGATAAGGCAATCCAATGGAAAGAGGTCGGGGGCTGGACCGTGGCTGTCGACCCGACTTTAGACAATGGCTGTTTTGTTCTGACGTCCTTTGATGACGACACCATTTTTCGTCTTGGCTTCAATTTCCGAAAAAAGGACAAACCTCTGTACATTCTGCTCGGAAATCCGAACTGGAAATCCTTGGAGAAAGGTAAGCATTATCCCATCGAACTCTCGTTAGACCAGACTCAATGGACGGCTGATGCGAGAGGTCTGGATCTCGACGGCCTCAAATCATTGTGGATCGATACCGACGATACCGACTTGATTGAGGAGTTCTCTGGTAAACTGAGTTTCCGCGCCCGCTTTAACGGAAAAGAGATTGTTGCCCTCGGTCTGAAAGATTCCGAGAGGGCAGCGGATGAGTTGCTCGCCTGCCAAAAGGCGGTAAACGATGCGGTCATGAAACAGCCGGCGTCGCCACAATCAAAAGATCCGTTCGAAGCAAAGCCAGGCACCCAGGCCTCGGATCCTTTCGACCTTTAGTCGATTGATGACTGGACAAGCCCGGGGATCCACGACCGCGGGCACGGCGTCCATGTTGGTACTGACTGGAGGGCTGCAGCCGGCCGCGTCCGAGCGCAGTGCTTGCCGCATGGGTCCTCGGGTCAAGCCCGAGGACGACGGAGGGTGGGGAGAAACGAGCGGCAAGAGGCGGGACGTCTCGGAATTCCAGCAAAATGCGCAAACGATTTTGCGTTAATGCATGTCGCTCGGAAGTATACAGCGGTTCCGGGATAACGACATGCATCAAAACAAAGAGCCAAAGCGCGTCGCATGAATCAAGTTTGACGCGACGCGCTTTAGAAGCAGGTAAAGCAAACCCCACGTCCAACAAAACGCTGCACACTTTTAATGAATTTGCTCCCGTCCGCTCGCCTCTTGCCGGTCGTTATCCCCACCCTCCGTCGTCCTCGGGCTTGACCCGAGGACCCATGCGGCAAGCACGGCGTTCGTGTTCGAACTGACAAGCGCCCCCTCAGTTCAACACGCGCAGCAGCCCCGGCGAATCCAGCGAGAAGGCGGGGATGTCGACATCGAACAGCTCGCCTTCGTCCGTTTCCATCTGATAATGGCCGAACATCAGCCCGGATGGGGTGTCGAGCGGGCAGCCGGAGGAATATTCGTAGGTGTCGCCGGGGCTGAGCCGCGGTTGTTCGCCGACGACGCCGGGGCCGGTCACCTCGTCGACCACGCCGTTCTGGTCGGTGATGTTCCAGTAGCGGTTGACCAGGCGAACAGCGACACCGGAATTGTTGCTGATGACAATCCGGTAACCCCAGACATAGCGATCGTCTTCCGGATCGGATTGCTCCTCCAGGTAAAACGGCT contains:
- a CDS encoding Hsp33 family molecular chaperone — its product is MAEAAAALGQFDFAGDDHVVPFQVEGLDVRGRAVQLGPMLDAILERHHYPAPVARLLAEVVVLTVLLGTSLKFDGKFTVQTKGDGPVDLLVADFSTPENVRAYARFDQALLNKAVAAGETEPEQLLGRGVLAFTIDQGKFGQPYQGIVELDGTSLEEIAGVYFRQSEQIPTRVRLAAAELLDRDEAGKPRHRWRAGGLVAQFLPEAPERMRQPDLHGGDGDTGSRLHGEDDAWLEARSLVETIDADELTDPLVGTERLLFRLFHERGVRVYEPRAVFDRCSCSREKIGGVLKGFSAEEIEASQENGEIAVTCEFCSTTYRFETVELQPAE
- the apaG gene encoding Co2+/Mg2+ efflux protein ApaG, producing the protein MYRAFTREIEVVVEPFYLEEQSDPEDDRYVWGYRIVISNNSGVAVRLVNRYWNITDQNGVVDEVTGPGVVGEQPRLSPGDTYEYSSGCPLDTPSGLMFGHYQMETDEGELFDVDIPAFSLDSPGLLRVLN
- the argF gene encoding ornithine carbamoyltransferase, producing MAPKHFLDLSAVTSADLRTIMNDALARKQAFKAGTGDKPLAGKMLAMIFEKPSTRTRVSFDVGMRQLGGETLFLSGTEMQLGRAETIGDTAKVLSRYVDAIMIRTTEHSRLLELAEHATVPVINALTDDTHPCQIMADIMTFEEHRGSIKGKTIAWTGDGNNVLHSLVEGAARFGYRMNMAVPLGSEPKDHYLNWARNEGAEIMLCHDADRAVEGVDCVVTDTWVSMNQEHRARGHNVFQPYQVNAALMAKAGNDALFMHCLPAHRGEEVTDEVIDGPQSVVFDEAENRLHAQKSILAWCLGAI